The nucleotide sequence GATCTATCTGCTGGGCAACGAAATCGACAAGGATCCGTTCCTCGTGTTCGCGCTGCATGGGATGGATCTGGCCCAAACGCTGCAGGCGCAGATGGGCGTGGCCCCCGAATCGCTCACCACGCTGCCCGTGTTTTCGGATGACTGGTCGAGCGAGCCGGTGATCGAGCATTTCGAGCCGCCATGGGCCGGGGCCTTCGCCGCGGTCGATTTGTCGCGGATTCCGGCACTCGAGTCGCGGATTTTCACGATTCTCTCGGCCCGGCCGCTGTTTCACGGCAAGGATTTCCATCAGATTCTGGCCACGCATTACAGACGCGCGCGAAGGGCGGTCCGGGCGTTTGATCGCGAGGCCGATACGCCATGGTCCGAGGCCGAGCGGGTTACTTGGCTGACCGCGATCATCGACGACAGCGGCGGCCTGATCGAGATGCGCGGCGACCACGGGCGCCTGTTCAAGGCGGTGCACAAAAAACGCGCCCCGGATGACTTCGAGGCGTTCCTGGCCGGGCTGCATGCGTTGCCGGCCGAGCGCGAGCCGCGGCTGGCTCATCGCGTGGCCCTGTGGCGCACACTACTGCGCTTCGCGCTCAAGCTGATCGAGCAGGGCGCCTTCGTGCCCGCCGTGGCCGCGGACAGCCGCGGCGCGACGGTCGTAACATGGCAGCCGGCACGCCTGGCCGAGCCGGTCGCGGATCTGTTCGACCGCCTGTGCGCACTGTGTCCGCCGGATCTGGTGCGGCTGGAAAGCGGCAAGTCACGCCGGCGCGAGCCGGCCTATGCCGATGCGCCCACCCAAATCAGCGCCGCCCTCAACGTGCTGCTCGGCTTCTTCGTTCGCGCCGGTTTCGAGAGCACGGCCGAATCCCGTCAGGATGACCCGATCAAGCGGGTATTCTTCATCGGCCAGCCGGTGCGTTTCGAGTCGTTCGAGACGCGCCGGGCGCCGTCGTTGATCGCCCACTGGCTGCGCCGCCTGAGCCTGGGCGAGCGCGCGCACCGGCTGCACCTTCGGGTCGACGAGCCGGGCCCGGACCAGCTGGCCGTGGCGCTGACGGTCGAGCGCGACGACGGCTTTCAGCCGATTGCGGACTGGCTGGCCGGGACGCCCGACGGCCCCGCCCGGGCCGATGTGCTCGCCGATCTGGCGGTGCTGGCGGATTATTTCCCGGATATCGAACAGTTGTATGCGGGCGAAGCGGCCACGGCGGCCAGCGACGAGACGCGCGAACAGACGCTGCGCTATAGCCTCGAGGCCTTCACCCCGATCCTGCGCGACGTGCTGCCGGCGCTGCGCATGCTGGGTATCGGCGTGATCCTGCCCAAGGCGCTGCGCAATCTGGCCCGGCCCCAGGCCAGCCTGTCGTTGTCGAGTGCGGACAGCGAGTCGGCGGTAAGTTATCTCAACCTGGATCAATTGCTGACCTTCGATTGGCAGGTGGCGATCGGCGATCGCCAGATTTCGGTCGACGAATTCCGGCGGCTGGTCGAAAACGCCGCCGGCCTGGTGCGGATCATGGATCAATACGTCATGGTCGACGCGCAAGAGACACGCCGCCTGCTCGACAAACTGGACACGCCGCCGGCCGAGCTGTCGCGGGCCGAGTTGCTGCAGGCCGGCCTGTCCGGCGAACTCGACGGCGCCGCAGTCGCCGCCAGCGAGGACGCCCGGGCGCTGTTCGATCAACTCATCCGGCCGCAATCGCCGCCGCCGGTGCCGGCTACGCTCGACGCCCGCCTGCGGCCCTATCAGCAGCGCGGCTTCGAGTGGCTGGCTGAAAACGCCCGGCTGGGCTTCGGCAGCCTGCTGGCCGACGACATGGGGCTGGGCAAGACCTTGCAGCTGATCGCGCTGTTGGCTCATCTGAAAGCGACCCATCGGCTCGACCAGGCGAGCGCGCTGATTGTCTTGCCGACCCCGCTGCTGACCAATTGGCGCCACGAGATCGCGCGTTTCGCGCCGGACCTGACGGTGCAGATCTACCACGGCCCGAATCGTCAGCTCGGTCAGGCTAGCCACGACGTAGTGCTCACCAGCTACGGCCTGACCCGTTCGGATGCCAAGACACTGGCCCGGCCGCGCTGGGCGCTGGTGGCCATCGACGAGGCCCAGAACATCAAGAATCCGGCGGCGGCCCAGACCAAGGCGGTCAAGCGTCTCAAGGCCGATATCCGGATCGCGTTGTCCGGCACCCCGGTGGAGAATCGCCTGCGGGAATACTGGTCGGTATTCGATTTCATCAATCCGAAAGTTCTGGGCACCCAGAAACGTTTCGCCGAAATGTTCGCCCAGCCGATCGAGCGCGACCGCGACCAGGCCGCGCTGGATAAATTCCGCGCCATCACCGCGCCGTTCATCCTGCGCCGGCTCAAGACCGACCGTTCCATCATCGCCGACCTGCCGGACAAGATCGAGGCCAATCGCTATTGCCGGCTGACCGCGGAACAGGCCTCGCTGTACCAGAACAGCGTGGACGCCGTCATGCAGGAACTGGCCGCGGCCGACGAGGGCGTCGAGCGGCGCGGCATCATCTTCAAGCTGCTCAATGCCCTCAAACAGATCTGCAACAGCCCGGCCCAGTTTGCCGGCCGCGAGACCGCCGATATCGACGCCTCCGGCAAGCTCGCCGCG is from Salinisphaera sp. LB1 and encodes:
- a CDS encoding SNF2-related protein gives rise to the protein MAADFGRTWWGRQWLAAFDGIDQSNRLPRGRRYANNGSVRAVDIAGGTATARVLGTRPTPYRVRIALPAFSKVERQTVLDTVQADPVLLSRLLNRQLPAHVLTRLEARGIRLFPRSWRDLTARCSCPDDALPCKHIAAVIYLLGNEIDKDPFLVFALHGMDLAQTLQAQMGVAPESLTTLPVFSDDWSSEPVIEHFEPPWAGAFAAVDLSRIPALESRIFTILSARPLFHGKDFHQILATHYRRARRAVRAFDREADTPWSEAERVTWLTAIIDDSGGLIEMRGDHGRLFKAVHKKRAPDDFEAFLAGLHALPAEREPRLAHRVALWRTLLRFALKLIEQGAFVPAVAADSRGATVVTWQPARLAEPVADLFDRLCALCPPDLVRLESGKSRRREPAYADAPTQISAALNVLLGFFVRAGFESTAESRQDDPIKRVFFIGQPVRFESFETRRAPSLIAHWLRRLSLGERAHRLHLRVDEPGPDQLAVALTVERDDGFQPIADWLAGTPDGPARADVLADLAVLADYFPDIEQLYAGEAATAASDETREQTLRYSLEAFTPILRDVLPALRMLGIGVILPKALRNLARPQASLSLSSADSESAVSYLNLDQLLTFDWQVAIGDRQISVDEFRRLVENAAGLVRIMDQYVMVDAQETRRLLDKLDTPPAELSRAELLQAGLSGELDGAAVAASEDARALFDQLIRPQSPPPVPATLDARLRPYQQRGFEWLAENARLGFGSLLADDMGLGKTLQLIALLAHLKATHRLDQASALIVLPTPLLTNWRHEIARFAPDLTVQIYHGPNRQLGQASHDVVLTSYGLTRSDAKTLARPRWALVAIDEAQNIKNPAAAQTKAVKRLKADIRIALSGTPVENRLREYWSVFDFINPKVLGTQKRFAEMFAQPIERDRDQAALDKFRAITAPFILRRLKTDRSIIADLPDKIEANRYCRLTAEQASLYQNSVDAVMQELAAADEGVERRGIIFKLLNALKQICNSPAQFAGRETADIDASGKLAAFMGILREIDAAGEKALIFTQYTTMGRLLAAALGDELGIDAPFLHGGLTRKQRDGLVDAFQGEGGPRALIVSLKAGGTGLNLTAASQVIHYDLWWNPAVEAQATDRAYRIGQWRNVIVHRLITENTFEERIDAMIQSKKELADLTVASGERWITDLSDAELQDLVSL